In one window of Longimicrobium sp. DNA:
- the argH gene encoding argininosuccinate lyase, translating into MSEDTGRIRRALDPRARKIVFGDDAGPAIRDELPFYVRIDRAHLTMLVERGILAPGRGRRLLAAMDRLVVEDYAPLKGRAAPRGLYLLYESWLVETLGEETGGAVHLARSRNDINATVLRLRLREPYGRLLGEVLRLLAVLVRRAERHAATTMPVYTHYQAALPVTFGHYLAGVALALLRDLHGIEAAAAAAGLDRCPLGAGAAGGTTVPIDAERTAALLGFAEGVLHSIDAVASRDLVLRLLSAASVLGVTLSRLATDLQLWSTAEFGLVSFPDTLVGSSSMLPQKRNAFLLEHVQGRAGAPLGAFTAAAVAMHATPFSNSVAVGTEGVRPLWGALEGVTEAVVLSRLVVAGAEPRPERMRRRADEGFTAATELANRLVLETGMSFRRAHHRVGERVTEAAARGEPLADAAGALFRELGIDADAAGLDPAAVAAAAAHGGGPAKVALRRAVAELRREWSAAARRLHARRERWREGDRALDAAAAGVLAGEPAPDDAPSGPMAAPATEPAPAG; encoded by the coding sequence GTGAGCGAGGACACCGGGCGGATCCGCCGGGCGCTGGACCCGCGCGCGCGAAAGATCGTCTTCGGCGACGACGCCGGCCCGGCGATCCGCGACGAGCTCCCGTTCTACGTCCGCATCGACCGGGCGCACCTGACGATGCTGGTGGAGCGCGGGATCCTTGCCCCCGGGCGCGGGCGGCGGCTCCTGGCCGCGATGGACCGGCTCGTTGTGGAAGACTACGCGCCGCTGAAGGGGCGCGCGGCGCCGCGCGGGCTGTACCTCCTCTACGAAAGCTGGCTGGTCGAGACGCTGGGCGAGGAGACCGGCGGCGCGGTGCACCTGGCCCGCTCGCGCAACGACATCAACGCCACCGTCCTCCGGCTCCGGCTGCGGGAGCCGTACGGCCGCCTCCTCGGCGAGGTGCTCCGCCTGCTGGCCGTCCTGGTCCGCCGCGCCGAGCGCCATGCCGCCACCACGATGCCGGTCTACACGCACTACCAGGCGGCGCTCCCGGTCACCTTCGGGCACTACCTGGCCGGCGTGGCCCTGGCGCTCTTGCGCGACCTGCACGGGATCGAGGCCGCGGCCGCGGCCGCCGGCCTCGACCGCTGTCCGCTGGGCGCCGGCGCGGCGGGGGGAACCACGGTGCCGATCGACGCGGAGCGGACGGCGGCGCTCCTCGGCTTCGCCGAGGGCGTGCTGCACTCGATCGACGCGGTGGCCTCGCGCGACCTGGTTCTCCGCCTCCTCTCGGCCGCGTCGGTCCTGGGCGTCACGCTCAGCCGGCTGGCGACCGACCTGCAGCTCTGGAGCACGGCGGAGTTCGGCCTGGTCTCCTTCCCCGACACCCTGGTCGGCTCCAGCTCGATGCTGCCGCAGAAGCGCAACGCCTTCCTCCTGGAGCACGTGCAGGGGCGGGCCGGGGCGCCGCTGGGGGCCTTCACCGCGGCCGCCGTGGCGATGCACGCCACGCCGTTCAGCAACTCGGTGGCCGTCGGCACCGAGGGGGTGCGGCCGCTCTGGGGCGCGCTGGAGGGGGTGACGGAGGCGGTGGTCCTCTCCCGCCTCGTCGTTGCCGGCGCCGAGCCGCGGCCGGAGCGGATGCGCCGGCGGGCGGACGAGGGGTTCACCGCCGCCACCGAGCTGGCCAACCGGCTGGTGCTGGAGACGGGGATGTCGTTCCGCCGGGCGCACCACCGCGTGGGCGAGCGGGTGACGGAGGCGGCCGCGCGCGGAGAGCCGCTGGCGGACGCGGCCGGCGCCCTCTTCCGCGAGCTGGGGATCGACGCGGACGCGGCCGGCCTGGACCCCGCCGCGGTCGCGGCGGCGGCGGCGCACGGCGGAGGGCCGGCCAAGGTCGCGCTGCGCCGCGCCGTTGCCGAGCTGCGGCGCGAGTGGTCGGCCGCCGCCCGCCGGCTCCACGCGCGCCGGGAACGGTGGCGCGAGGGCGACCGCGCCCTGGACGCCGCGGCGGCCGGGGTGCTGGCCGGCGAGCCTGCGCCCGACGACGCGCCGTCCGGGCCGATGGCGGCGCCGGCGACGGAGCCGGCCCCGGCGGGATGA